AGCAGCGAAGCAGACCTTGAAGAGGCCGAGTTTGAAGCGAAGGGTGCGGCCTATGATCTCGACAGCTGGCGGCAGGCGGTCAAGAGTAATCAGGCGCAAATTCACGAGCTCCAAATCGAAATTGCCAAGACGCATATCAGCGCGCCCTTTTCAGGAGTTGTCGTCCACCGTTATATTCGTCAGGGCGAACAGGTAAACAAGAACGACAAATGTTTCCGCGTTAGCCAGTTAGCGCCCCTCCAAGTGGAATTTCAGGTGCCGGAAACCGGCGGTGTCCTTCCGCAGCCTGGTTTGGCTTTTTCTCTTCGATTGTCTGCTGGCTCCGAACAACTCTATACCGCAAGAGTGCTCCGCGTAAGTCCCACGATCGATCCGGCGAGCGACAGCTATGACGTTGTGGGTCGCTTGACTGGCGGCAATCTGGACGGGCTGCGGCCGGGAATGTCCGTCGAGGTTTTGTGGCCTGTTAGCTCTAGGCTGGGCCGGTAGCCGGCCATGCGCTTTGGCCCATCGGGACTGCGAGCCTCGCGAGTGCTGGCCAAAGGGCTGCACCGTCCGAAAGTTCGCTCCGATATCCGCGTAAGCCGACAAAATGTCGCCGGTGAAATCAGTTATGTGATCAAAATCAGCGAAACGGCAAGCTATAACCGCTACGGCAGCTATGAATTTGAGTTGTTGCAAGCCTTTGATGGCACGCGTACAGCAGCCGAAGCTGCCGAATACATGAATGAACGCTACCCTGACACACCTATTGACGAAGCCACGATCTTGGATTTTTTGGAAGGCATCCCGCCCGATATGTGGGAGCGAACCGTCGGCGAGAAGAATCTCGCTATCTTGGAGCGCCTTCGCGACGAACGCAAGAGTCGCCTCGATCAGTCCAACCTCCTTTACATAACCTTTAAGGCTTGGGATCCCGACAAGGTTCTCTCGCGCCTCGACCCGGTTCTCAGCTGGATGTACACGCGGGGTTTCATATACTTCTCGGTGGGATTGTTTTTGCTCATGCTCTGGCTTCTGTCAGGAGACTGGAGTCGTATTGCGCATGATACCAAGGAACTCTGGAACTTCTCCGATAAGTCCGCTTATTACCTGTGGGTTTTTTGGTTGCTCATGCTGGTTATCGGGGGCATTCACGAATTCGGGCATGGGCTCACGTGCAAACATTATGGCGGCGAAGTCCATCAGATGGGATTCATGCTGATTTACCTTACGCCTGCATTTTTCACCGACACGACCGACGTATTGATGATGGACCGCGTGGCCCCGCGCCAGTGGACTATCTTCGCGGGAATTTGGGTGGAGTTGTTGCTGTGCAGCATTTCCGCTGTAATCTGGCACTTCACACTTCCCGGCTCCACGGTCAATGGCCTGGCTTACATGATGATGCTGCTCTGTGGAATTCAGGGCACTCTGTTGAATCTCAATCCTCTGATCAAAGCGGACGGCTACTACGCTCTCTGCCAGTACCTGCAAATCGACAATCTGCGCGAGGACTCCTTTGAATTCCTGCAAGCCTGGCTTCTCCAAAACGCTCTCCGCCGTCAGGTGGAACTCCCGGCCGCAAGCCGGCGGCAAAGAAAAATCTTCCTGACCTACTCTCTCACGGCGCTCGTTTACAGCATCACGCTGATTACCGTGGTGCTCTTGTGGTTGAAGAATGTATGCATCAACAAGTTTGGTGCCTGGGGTTACGTCATTTTCGCCGCGGCAATTTATTTCTTTGCCCATCGGAAAATCCGGAAGCTGGCGACAAAGCTCCCCTCTTGGTGGGTAAAGGCAAAGGAGGGTTATATGGCCTGGAAACTGACGCGAAGGCAAACCGTTGGTATGGCAGTGGCCGTCGTACTGCTGAC
This region of Candidatus Acidiferrales bacterium genomic DNA includes:
- a CDS encoding efflux RND transporter periplasmic adaptor subunit gives rise to the protein MRRAIFICGMVLALGGTVGCSNPIAASSPPANSETAATTPRAPAAETPKPLSLLSILSVEKAVDVTAQRGGVVLATEKDEGSVVRTGDEMGRLDDSTLQAELQKAESDLLVSQNNVKYKEAEEQAKNAQLQRQQLLRASGLSSEADLEEAEFEAKGAAYDLDSWRQAVKSNQAQIHELQIEIAKTHISAPFSGVVVHRYIRQGEQVNKNDKCFRVSQLAPLQVEFQVPETGGVLPQPGLAFSLRLSAGSEQLYTARVLRVSPTIDPASDSYDVVGRLTGGNLDGLRPGMSVEVLWPVSSRLGR
- a CDS encoding HlyD family efflux transporter periplasmic adaptor subunit, translated to MRFGPSGLRASRVLAKGLHRPKVRSDIRVSRQNVAGEISYVIKISETASYNRYGSYEFELLQAFDGTRTAAEAAEYMNERYPDTPIDEATILDFLEGIPPDMWERTVGEKNLAILERLRDERKSRLDQSNLLYITFKAWDPDKVLSRLDPVLSWMYTRGFIYFSVGLFLLMLWLLSGDWSRIAHDTKELWNFSDKSAYYLWVFWLLMLVIGGIHEFGHGLTCKHYGGEVHQMGFMLIYLTPAFFTDTTDVLMMDRVAPRQWTIFAGIWVELLLCSISAVIWHFTLPGSTVNGLAYMMMLLCGIQGTLLNLNPLIKADGYYALCQYLQIDNLREDSFEFLQAWLLQNALRRQVELPAASRRQRKIFLTYSLTALVYSITLITVVLLWLKNVCINKFGAWGYVIFAAAIYFFAHRKIRKLATKLPSWWVKAKEGYMAWKLTRRQTVGMAVAVVLLTVPPIPSRISVPCILEPSGQAEARAAVSGVVQQVLVRQGEQVQQGQVLAVLENPLLASAVAVDTQQLALEQSRLRSAEGAANADAAATASREVTRLEKYMEIAQREYAQLQVRAPIAATVTTPELAETVGEYLPEGETFCHLSSRTEMRVRILVHDWAADDVRPGARLLLKVSSYPLRTYSGRVDRIMPAMASDRPVGDPTALTRYGQELANYMAVIADLPNPDGSLREGMTGTVKIYSPARSIVWQVGRGTWRWLRSQFW